One window of Phycisphaeraceae bacterium genomic DNA carries:
- the gcvT gene encoding glycine cleavage system aminomethyltransferase GcvT yields the protein MHTTPLRSFHLDHHGKMVDFTGWEMPMMYTGIHEEHHQVRTSGGFFDVSHMGRVVFSGRHARRLLERVCTRSISSMQIGQCRYSLVCNEHGGVKDDVIVMRRDDDEFLVVINASNREKIIKHIEDVRDTNDWKCKVDDQTFKTAMIAIQGPKVMDLIGKVSKEVPTLKRYRFTVKNLLVMKLIVSRTGYTGEDGVEIILPSSAVGMAMKMLLKDIDMSKDDALIKPAGLGARDSLRLEAGMPLYGHELGEDICALSCGVDFALSMEKDQEERGEAFIGMDALKKIRDNGGPDTQLVGLTLDGKRTARQGHQIKQGDDVVGTITSACMSPTLGVPIAMGFVKRECAEEGTTLSIDLGRAAVDAKVTKLPFYKAPKI from the coding sequence ATGCACACCACCCCGCTCCGCTCGTTCCATCTCGATCACCACGGAAAGATGGTCGACTTCACCGGGTGGGAGATGCCCATGATGTACACGGGCATCCACGAGGAGCACCACCAGGTCCGCACATCCGGTGGGTTCTTCGATGTCTCGCACATGGGGCGTGTGGTGTTCTCGGGTCGGCACGCTCGCCGACTGCTCGAACGCGTCTGCACGCGGTCCATCAGTTCCATGCAGATCGGGCAGTGCAGATACTCGCTCGTCTGCAACGAGCATGGCGGCGTGAAGGACGACGTGATCGTGATGCGCCGTGACGACGACGAGTTCCTCGTGGTCATCAACGCGTCTAACCGCGAAAAGATCATCAAGCACATTGAAGATGTGCGCGATACGAATGACTGGAAGTGCAAAGTTGATGACCAGACCTTCAAGACCGCGATGATCGCGATCCAAGGCCCGAAGGTCATGGATCTCATCGGCAAGGTCAGCAAGGAAGTGCCGACACTCAAACGCTATCGGTTCACAGTCAAGAACCTGCTCGTAATGAAGCTCATTGTCTCACGAACCGGGTACACAGGCGAGGACGGCGTTGAGATCATCCTCCCCTCGTCCGCGGTCGGGATGGCAATGAAGATGCTTCTGAAAGACATCGACATGAGTAAGGACGACGCGCTTATCAAGCCAGCAGGTCTTGGCGCACGCGACTCACTGCGACTGGAAGCGGGCATGCCGCTCTATGGCCACGAGTTGGGCGAAGACATCTGTGCACTGTCATGCGGCGTTGACTTTGCACTGTCCATGGAAAAAGACCAGGAAGAACGCGGCGAAGCGTTCATCGGCATGGACGCGCTGAAAAAGATCCGTGACAACGGCGGCCCTGACACACAGCTTGTTGGTCTCACACTTGACGGCAAGCGCACCGCTCGCCAGGGACACCAGATCAAACAGGGTGATGATGTTGTCGGCACCATCACCAGTGCGTGTATGAGCCCGACACTTGGTGTGCCAATCGCAATGGGGTTCGTCAAACGTGAGTGTGCTGAAGAGGGAACAACCCTCTCGATTGATCTGGGTCGTGCAGCGGTCGATGCAAAGGTCACAAAGCTGCCGTTCTACAAAGCACCGAAAATCTGA
- the pyrG gene encoding CTP synthase (glutamine hydrolyzing) — MLAATAHATEESEFYSPIPPGYKRGFHKYVVVFGTVMSGLGKGIFASSIAKLLKDKGLVVAPIKMEGYLNIDSGTLNPYRHGEVFVLEDGTECDMDLGTYERMLDQDLTTHNFTTSGRLFSEILERERLGRYLGRDVQMIPHVTGEVKRKIRQLAVAGDGNKPADVVIVEVGGTVGDYENGFYIEALRELAFEEGPESTAFVALTYIIEPNALGEQKSKAAQLGIKRLMEAGIQPHLIGCRATNPVTTKVMEKIAMFSNVPMKRVFSMHDRKSIYTIPEEMRRDSLDREIISIIDVHDRVSIAKEDHAREQWTSFVSKLVSPKKRHVTIAITGKYAALRDAYASIDKAVEHCAAHLRTRVDLRWTETSEINETNVADRLEGVDGVIVPGGFGSRGVEGKIECVRYCRENGVPYLGICLGFQVAVIEFARNVLGLKDAGSTEFDPDCANPVISELPEQRKIWGLGGTMRLGAQDVSLTPGSLAHFLYGKSPTIHERFRHRYEVEPEFIERFEQAGLHFSGRHPGQPIMQVLELSPGQTNDEGPRVTHPYFIGAQFHPELTGRPLRPQPMFMGLIAAAARRRNAIDGKDDPKALLTDPDLARWFYTPEITEHSH; from the coding sequence ATGCTGGCTGCGACTGCGCACGCCACCGAAGAGTCTGAGTTCTACTCACCCATCCCACCGGGCTACAAGCGCGGGTTCCACAAGTACGTCGTTGTCTTTGGCACCGTCATGTCGGGGCTCGGCAAGGGCATCTTCGCTTCCAGCATCGCCAAGCTGCTCAAGGACAAGGGGCTCGTCGTTGCGCCGATCAAGATGGAGGGATACCTCAACATCGACTCGGGCACACTCAACCCGTATCGCCATGGCGAGGTGTTCGTGCTGGAGGACGGCACCGAGTGCGACATGGATCTCGGTACATACGAGCGCATGCTCGATCAAGACCTCACCACACACAACTTTACAACATCCGGCAGGCTCTTCTCCGAGATTCTGGAGCGGGAACGACTCGGTCGCTATCTTGGTCGCGATGTTCAGATGATCCCGCACGTCACCGGCGAAGTGAAACGCAAGATACGCCAGCTTGCGGTTGCTGGCGATGGGAACAAGCCAGCAGATGTTGTTATCGTCGAGGTTGGCGGCACTGTCGGCGACTATGAGAACGGGTTCTACATCGAAGCACTTCGCGAACTCGCATTCGAGGAAGGTCCTGAGTCCACCGCGTTTGTGGCACTCACATACATCATTGAGCCGAACGCGCTCGGCGAACAAAAGTCAAAGGCTGCCCAACTCGGCATCAAACGCCTCATGGAAGCGGGCATCCAGCCGCACCTCATCGGCTGCCGCGCCACCAACCCCGTGACAACGAAGGTCATGGAAAAAATCGCGATGTTCTCGAACGTCCCCATGAAGCGAGTTTTCTCAATGCACGATCGCAAGAGCATCTACACCATCCCCGAAGAGATGCGTCGCGACAGCCTTGACCGCGAAATTATCTCCATCATCGACGTGCATGATCGTGTGAGTATCGCAAAGGAAGACCACGCCCGCGAGCAATGGACCTCGTTTGTGTCCAAACTTGTCAGCCCGAAGAAACGCCACGTCACGATCGCGATCACTGGCAAATACGCTGCGCTGCGTGACGCATACGCCTCGATCGATAAAGCTGTCGAACACTGCGCCGCGCATCTCCGCACACGCGTTGATCTGCGCTGGACCGAGACAAGCGAGATCAATGAAACAAATGTTGCCGATCGACTTGAAGGTGTCGATGGCGTGATCGTCCCGGGTGGGTTCGGGTCGCGGGGTGTCGAGGGGAAGATCGAGTGCGTGAGGTACTGCCGCGAGAACGGTGTGCCGTATCTTGGCATCTGCCTTGGATTTCAGGTCGCGGTCATTGAGTTTGCTCGCAACGTGCTTGGATTGAAAGATGCTGGATCAACAGAGTTCGACCCAGATTGCGCAAACCCCGTGATTTCGGAACTTCCAGAACAGCGAAAGATCTGGGGACTTGGCGGCACCATGCGTCTGGGCGCTCAGGATGTTTCGCTCACACCCGGATCGCTCGCGCATTTTCTTTACGGCAAGTCGCCAACCATCCACGAGCGGTTCCGCCATCGATATGAGGTCGAGCCCGAGTTCATCGAGCGGTTCGAGCAGGCGGGCCTGCACTTCTCAGGTCGCCATCCAGGGCAGCCAATCATGCAGGTGCTCGAACTCTCGCCTGGTCAGACAAACGACGAAGGGCCGCGTGTGACCCATCCATACTTCATCGGCGCTCAGTTCCACCCGGAACTGACCGGTCGCCCGCTGCGTCCGCAGCCCATGTTTATGGGCCTGATCGCAGCCGCAGCGCGCAGACGCAACGCGATCGACGGCAAGGACGATCCCAAAGCACTCCTGACCGACCCCGATCTGGCACGCTGGTTCTACACACCGGAAATCACCGAACACTCGCACTGA
- the panC gene encoding pantoate--beta-alanine ligase codes for MRIVHSLADHDPSHGFVFVPTMGALHRGHAALIRQGSKLAQERGFHGGCLVSVFVNPTQFDEKTDYTRYPRTLERDAQMCRDCGATVVWAPDAEEIYPAGTPKEYDGFLPPQAQHKGLEDTARPGHLEGVVQVVTRLFELVQPRAAIFGEKDWQQLQMITQLAHQLRETNGWEIDIVPGPTVREGDGLAMSSRNVFLGQVDRVRAAGLRRALLKAGTTHDPIEAEALLRDEIASAGIDIDYVAIRDAHTLEPITSHDPSRAGRALAAGRLGNTRILDNCPWPLA; via the coding sequence ATGCGGATTGTCCACAGCCTCGCTGATCACGACCCGTCACACGGGTTTGTGTTCGTCCCGACGATGGGCGCGCTCCATCGCGGGCACGCAGCACTAATCCGGCAGGGATCAAAGCTCGCCCAGGAACGAGGATTTCACGGCGGCTGTCTCGTCAGCGTGTTTGTGAATCCGACGCAGTTTGATGAGAAAACAGACTACACACGCTATCCACGCACACTCGAGCGTGATGCCCAGATGTGCCGCGACTGCGGCGCAACGGTTGTGTGGGCACCCGATGCTGAAGAGATCTACCCCGCTGGCACTCCAAAGGAGTATGACGGGTTCCTGCCGCCACAAGCACAACACAAGGGGCTGGAAGATACCGCACGTCCCGGCCATCTTGAGGGTGTCGTACAGGTTGTCACGCGCCTGTTTGAACTCGTCCAGCCACGTGCAGCAATCTTCGGCGAAAAGGACTGGCAGCAGCTCCAGATGATTACTCAGCTCGCGCACCAGCTTCGCGAAACAAACGGCTGGGAGATCGATATTGTGCCGGGGCCAACTGTCCGTGAAGGAGACGGGCTTGCGATGTCGAGCCGGAATGTGTTCCTTGGACAGGTCGATCGAGTGAGAGCTGCTGGTCTCAGGCGTGCGCTTCTCAAAGCTGGCACCACGCATGATCCCATAGAAGCCGAGGCACTACTGCGGGACGAGATAGCATCTGCTGGGATTGATATCGATTATGTAGCTATCCGCGATGCGCACACCCTCGAACCAATCACATCGCACGATCCATCCAGAGCCGGACGGGCACTCGCTGCGGGCAGACTTGGAAACACGCGGATTCTGGACAACTGCCCGTGGCCGCTTGCCTGA